The genomic DNA tgcacagtgcacacatacacacagtgtcacacacagagacagggagagagtcgagagacgagaagggggagggatttattacagccgaactatctctgttttttgtttttttcctttttcttaccTTGCAGTTGCGGGTTGCACATCACAGAGAAGGtgtttgtttttgatttttcttcttcttaccttgcacacagCCCACACCACATGCCCACACATACAGTTACacttacacacacagagacagggagagagttgagagacaagggggagggatttaatagttattacaCCGTAGTCCATCACTATTCACCGATTTCACTCACGTCTCGATCCACAGACTCACGATGTCACACACACAAACAGACAAGCACATATTCAACtccataatttcagttttttttccctccatccattaatgttaatctgctaaaaaccagtacttggattttgtgtttttcGTATTCCATCCTAGTTCAACTTAATGTTAATATGCTAAAAATcagtttaattgttttttttttttgttttgttaccttTGTAGTCTACTAGTGTCTTTCACTCAACTAATGGATGGTTCTACACCAATTAGTAgtgggggtgaaaatattgtAAGTACTGGAGCTACTCCAGGATATGATCCAAGCAAAGACCCAGCAAGAAAGGCCAAATCAAATGACCCTGGGTGGAAGTATGGGTATTGGCCAGATCTAACAAACAAGAATGTTGTTAAATGCACCCTTTGTGGCAAAGAAATGAGTTGTGGAATtaaaagattgaagcaacatTTGGTGGGTGGATATGGAGACGTTATTAAGATTACCTAGACGAATGATTCTATTTCTCAAGTGATAAGGGAagctctaaataaaaaaaagaagaaacaaattacagaagtattggatgatgatgatggtgatgataatGTTGTAGAAGTTGGAGGGCAAATACAATCGGAAGATACACTAGAAGGACAATCCCGGACTCCTACAAATGCTAGGGTGGCTCCTAGCTCTGGGACAAttgctaagaaaagaaaggttacTGAGCCTCAAGTAAGGggtcccatggatgctcatgtTAGACGGACTCCCGAGCAAGTAGTCAATGAGAGGCATAATAGTAGTTCTACTCAGACTACTATAGAGAACCGTTTTAGGACACCAGAACAAAAAGCTAGAGTTGATTATCACATTGCTAAGTGGTTGTATCAGCAAGGTATCCCATTCAATGCTATTAAGGCAAGGACCTTTGAGGTGATGTGCGAGTCTATTGCACAATATGGTTCTGGATATATTCCACCTTCATATCATCAAGTGAGAGTGCCATTGTTAAGAAATGCTGTGAATGAAACTGcagagatgaagaaaaaatatgaagagtattggaagcAGTATGGGTGCACTCTTATGTCTGATGGATGGACGGATAAACGGGGAAggcacttaattaattttctcgTTAACTGTCCAGAGGGGACTTATTTCATGGGATCTGTTGATGCATCTGGTATGGTTCAAAGTGCACAAATGCTATTTGAATTGCTTGATAGCAAAattgatgagattggtgaggattaTGTCATTCAAGTTGTGACTGACAATGCTTCAAACTATAAGTTGGCTGGTAAAATGCttatggaaaagagaagaaagctatactggactccttgtgcagcccattgttTAGACCTGATGTTGGAGGATATAGGTGGTCTGAAAGACTTTAAGAATGTGATAGGTAAGGCAAAAAAAATAACCACCTTCATCTACAGGCACACACGTCTTCTTGATGCAATGAGGAAAAGAACTGGACAAAAAGATCTTGTGAGAGCTGCAGTTACTAGATTTGCAACTACTTGTTTGACATGTCAGAGCTTAGTTAGgcataaggatgcattgaagcatTTGTTTATTTCTGATGAGTGGAAGGGTTCTAATTTGTCAAAGACAGAGGCTggaaagaaagtggaagaaacGGTGTTTGTTGTACCATTTTGGAACACTGTGGAGGATTTTATTAGAGCATCGAAGCCacttattgttgttttgaggattgttgatggtgatgagaGGCCTGCAATGCCTGAAGTTTATGTTGCTATGGAAgaggcaaaaaagaaaatacgtGAACATTTAGCACATAAAGAACGGCTGTGGAAGAAAATTATAAGTATCATTGACAGGCGTTGGGAGTGTCAGATGGAGCGTCCATTGTATGGAGCCGCACTATTTCTTAATCCCGGAAAATTTTTCATGttcaaggaaaatgaaaatggcGAACTGATTGCCAATATACACATCTCATTGGTTGATGTCATGACCAGATTGGTAGTTGACCCTGCTATACAAGACAAGATAACTTTGCAAATTGATGATTATAGATATTCAAAGGGTTGTTTCGGGAGGGATATGGCGATTAGACAACGGACAACCATAAATCCTAGTAAGTAACTTA from Telopea speciosissima isolate NSW1024214 ecotype Mountain lineage unplaced genomic scaffold, Tspe_v1 Tspe_v1.0578, whole genome shotgun sequence includes the following:
- the LOC122648206 gene encoding uncharacterized protein LOC122648206; the encoded protein is MDAHVRRTPEQVVNERHNSSSTQTTIENRFRTPEQKARVDYHIAKWLYQQGIPFNAIKARTFEVMCESIAQYGSGYIPPSYHQVRVPLLRNAVNETAEMKKKYEEYWKQYGCTLMSDGWTDKRGRHLINFLVNCPEGTYFMGSVDASGMVQSAQMLFELLDSKIDEIGEDYVIQVVTDNASNYKLAGGLKDFKNVIGKAKKITTFIYRHTRLLDAMRKRTGQKDLVRAAVTRFATTCLTCQSLVRHKDALKHLFISDEWKGSNLSKTEAGKKVEETVFVVPFWNTVEDFIRASKPLIVVLRIVDGDERPAMPEVYVAMEEAKKKIREHLAHKERLWKKIISIIDRRWECQMERPLYGAALFLNPGKFFMFKENENGELIANIHISLVDVMTRLVVDPAIQDKITLQIDDYRYSKGCFGRDMAIRQRTTINPITWWSTNGGRAFELSKLARRILSLCCSSSSCERNWSTFEFIHTKKRNRLEHSRLNDLVYAQYNSRLHESEWMVTQLEEDLVHPNDDLTWDDVGRAMGASIEAPIRPRRTQASTSRADVTYSRRGHARGRGSSRMADVQDDSELDEDGEEEEDDVNDDENVVDDYVGVEEPRQENLPNADLLDEYDN